The following are encoded together in the Geobacter sulfurreducens PCA genome:
- a CDS encoding cache domain-containing protein — protein MRTILAMAAATLCLTASICMAATGGKGTRQEAKALVERAAAYIKEHGKEKAFVEFSNPKGKFVKNDLYIFAIGFNGVFLAHGSDPTLIGKNQLQSKDENVRLVTIGLIDTARKGEGWYDYKWPHPKTKVMQKKSSYVKRVDDTVFIGCGVYH, from the coding sequence ATGAGAACAATCCTGGCAATGGCGGCGGCAACCCTGTGTCTGACTGCGTCGATCTGCATGGCGGCCACGGGGGGGAAGGGAACGCGGCAAGAGGCAAAGGCCCTGGTGGAGAGGGCGGCCGCCTACATCAAGGAGCACGGCAAGGAAAAGGCGTTCGTGGAGTTCAGCAATCCCAAGGGCAAATTTGTCAAGAACGATCTGTACATCTTTGCCATCGGCTTTAACGGTGTATTTCTCGCACACGGTTCCGATCCGACCCTCATCGGCAAGAACCAGCTCCAGTCCAAGGATGAAAACGTCCGTCTCGTAACGATCGGCCTGATCGACACTGCCCGCAAGGGGGAAGGGTGGTATGACTACAAATGGCCCCATCCTAAAACCAAGGTGATGCAGAAAAAATCGTCATACGTGAAGAGAGTGGATGACACGGTCTTCATCGGCTGCGGCGTCTATCACTGA
- a CDS encoding TIGR04219 family outer membrane beta-barrel protein has translation MIGAALLLAATAASAGAMGIEAAVGAWNNTPRGDFAYKGTNLDIKDELKYDDETRLMGRVKIETPLFFPNLYLMATPMEFDGQGSKSGTFQFGDVTFDGTVPFTSELKLDHYDLGLYWGIPLLKTATAGVVNVDLGIDARLIDLKAEVVQGGVTESKSLVVGVPMIYAGVQVRPLSWFAAEGEARGMAYGDNRYYDLIARGKLILFDHLFAAAGYRYEKIEIDESDIKADVDFGGPFAEVGFQF, from the coding sequence CTGATCGGGGCGGCACTGCTGCTCGCGGCGACCGCCGCATCCGCCGGCGCCATGGGGATCGAGGCGGCGGTAGGTGCCTGGAACAACACGCCTCGCGGTGACTTTGCCTACAAGGGGACGAACCTCGATATCAAGGACGAACTGAAGTACGACGACGAGACGCGTCTCATGGGGCGGGTGAAGATCGAAACCCCGCTGTTCTTCCCCAACCTCTATCTCATGGCTACCCCCATGGAGTTCGACGGCCAGGGGAGCAAGAGCGGCACGTTCCAGTTCGGGGACGTGACCTTCGACGGCACCGTCCCCTTCACCTCAGAGTTGAAGCTCGATCATTACGACCTGGGGCTCTATTGGGGGATACCCCTGCTCAAGACCGCCACCGCCGGCGTCGTCAACGTTGACCTGGGCATCGACGCCCGGCTGATCGACCTGAAGGCCGAAGTCGTCCAAGGTGGCGTCACCGAGTCGAAATCACTGGTAGTCGGTGTCCCCATGATCTACGCCGGAGTCCAGGTCAGGCCGCTATCGTGGTTTGCCGCCGAGGGGGAGGCGCGCGGCATGGCGTACGGCGACAACCGTTACTATGACCTGATTGCCCGGGGCAAGCTTATCCTCTTCGATCATCTCTTCGCCGCGGCAGGGTATCGCTACGAGAAGATCGAGATCGATGAAAGCGACATCAAGGCAGATGTCGATTTCGGCGGCCCCTTTGCCGAGGTGGGATTTCAGTTCTAG
- a CDS encoding M3 family oligoendopeptidase, protein MTTDLNSLLWDTSPLYASATCEDIDRDLSRGAAEAQAFRERYAGKVATLDAAEVADAVRRYEDLGELLAKPQLYAHLLFAADSEADDHKRLSQRTAEFGNLMSRELLFFDLEIMEIADDRFAGLLSDELLAPYRHYLESVRRFRPYTLKEREEQLLKMKSLTGTDAFSRLFDELSASLRYRMELEGEERDFTGEELLGLLHHPEAGVRERAFATFLNRHEENGIVFSSVFNNVALDHSQELELRGYRHPMEPTNLGNDIPEEVVNRLMDVSEANYGLARDYFRLKARLLGLPKLKNTDVYAPVGDNDRTYSFDEARELVLEAYGRFHPRFGEMAAAFFDERRIDVLPRPGKSGGAFCMGMTPHLSPYLLLNYTGNLRDVATLAHELGHGLHFELARKQTMLNYHAPLPLAETASVFGEMLLTRFLLQRESDPAMKISLLCAKIEDIIATTFRQNVLTRFEERMHRERQEGLLTSSRLCDLWWEENGRLYGDAVDMIPPYRWGWSYISHFIHARFYCYSYTFAELLVLSLYRNYLEQGERFIPTYLSILESGGSLSPADTVRPAGIDLADPHFWQKGYDFLAELIEELKGLLEQRQH, encoded by the coding sequence ATGACAACAGATTTGAATTCCCTGCTCTGGGATACGTCGCCCCTCTACGCATCCGCAACCTGTGAAGACATAGACCGGGACCTGTCCCGCGGCGCTGCGGAGGCCCAGGCGTTTCGTGAACGCTACGCCGGAAAGGTGGCAACCCTTGATGCGGCTGAGGTGGCAGATGCGGTGCGTCGCTACGAGGACCTCGGCGAGCTTCTGGCCAAACCCCAGCTGTACGCCCACCTCCTCTTTGCCGCCGACTCGGAGGCCGACGATCACAAGCGGCTCTCCCAGCGGACTGCCGAGTTCGGCAATCTCATGAGCCGCGAGCTTCTCTTCTTCGACCTGGAGATCATGGAAATAGCCGATGATCGCTTCGCCGGGCTGCTGTCCGACGAGCTCCTCGCCCCCTACCGGCACTACCTGGAAAGCGTGCGGCGGTTTCGGCCCTACACCCTCAAGGAACGGGAGGAACAGCTCCTGAAAATGAAGAGCCTCACGGGTACCGATGCCTTTTCACGGCTCTTCGACGAGTTATCGGCCTCTCTTCGCTATCGGATGGAACTTGAGGGTGAAGAGCGGGACTTCACCGGCGAGGAACTCCTCGGACTCCTCCACCACCCTGAGGCCGGGGTGCGTGAACGCGCCTTTGCCACGTTCCTCAATCGCCACGAAGAAAACGGCATCGTTTTTTCGAGCGTGTTCAACAATGTTGCCCTGGATCACTCCCAGGAACTGGAGTTGAGGGGGTACCGCCACCCCATGGAACCGACGAACCTGGGCAATGATATCCCCGAAGAGGTGGTCAACCGGCTGATGGACGTGTCCGAGGCCAACTATGGGCTGGCGCGGGACTACTTCCGCCTGAAGGCCCGGCTCCTGGGACTGCCGAAACTGAAGAACACCGACGTCTATGCCCCCGTTGGGGACAACGACCGGACGTACTCCTTTGACGAGGCAAGGGAACTGGTGCTTGAAGCCTACGGCCGCTTTCACCCCCGTTTCGGGGAGATGGCCGCGGCGTTTTTCGACGAGCGGCGCATCGATGTCCTCCCCCGCCCCGGCAAGAGTGGCGGAGCATTCTGCATGGGGATGACCCCGCACCTCTCCCCCTACCTGCTCCTGAACTACACCGGCAACCTGCGCGACGTGGCCACCCTGGCCCACGAGCTGGGGCACGGCCTCCACTTCGAGCTGGCCCGGAAACAGACCATGCTCAACTACCATGCCCCGCTGCCTCTGGCGGAAACGGCGTCGGTCTTCGGCGAGATGCTCCTGACTCGCTTCCTCCTCCAGCGGGAGAGCGACCCGGCCATGAAAATATCGCTGCTGTGCGCCAAGATCGAGGACATCATCGCCACGACCTTCCGCCAGAACGTGCTCACCCGCTTCGAGGAGCGGATGCACCGGGAGCGGCAGGAGGGCCTCCTCACCTCATCACGGCTATGCGATCTCTGGTGGGAGGAAAACGGCAGGCTTTACGGCGATGCCGTGGACATGATCCCCCCCTACCGCTGGGGCTGGAGCTATATTTCTCACTTCATCCACGCGCGCTTCTACTGCTACTCTTACACCTTTGCGGAGTTGCTGGTTCTTTCCCTCTACCGCAACTACCTGGAACAGGGAGAACGGTTCATCCCGACGTACCTGTCCATCCTGGAAAGCGGCGGCTCCCTCTCGCCCGCCGATACGGTCAGGCCCGCCGGCATCGACCTGGCTGACCCGCATTTCTGGCAGAAGGGATACGATTTTCTTGCGGAACTGATCGAAGAACTGAAGGGGCTGCTGGAACAGCGTCAGCATTGA
- the ahcY gene encoding adenosylhomocysteinase: MTQPVARDTAGTFSDYCISDISLAAWGRKEMIIAETEMPGLMAIREEYAATRPLQGARIAGSLHMTIQTAMLIETLVALGAEVRWASCNIFSTQDHAAAAIAAAGIPVFAYKGESLEEYWEFTHRIFEWHDGGTPNMILDDGGDATLLLHLGSDAEKDPSVIANPTCEEEQYLFASIKKRLAEKPGWYSKTAAAIKGVTEETTTGVHRLYQMHEKGKLKFPAINVNDSVTKSKFDNIYGCRESLVDGIKRATDVMIAGKVAVICGYGEVGKGCAQAMRGLQAQVWVTEIDPICALQAAMEGYRVVTMEYAADKADIFVTTTGNINVITHDHMKAMRHNAIVCNIGHFDNEIEVAALKQYQWENIKPQVDHIIFPDSKRIILLAEGRLVNLGCATGHPSYVMSSSFANQTLAQIELFCNPGKYPVGVYMLPKELDEKVARLQLKTLGAMLTELTDEQAAYIGVPKNGPYKSAHYRY; this comes from the coding sequence ATGACCCAACCCGTTGCGCGGGACACCGCCGGAACGTTCAGCGACTATTGCATCAGCGATATTTCTCTTGCTGCCTGGGGACGCAAGGAGATGATCATTGCCGAGACCGAAATGCCGGGTCTCATGGCGATCCGCGAAGAGTACGCCGCCACCCGGCCCCTCCAGGGTGCCCGCATCGCCGGCTCGCTCCACATGACCATCCAGACCGCCATGCTCATCGAGACCCTCGTGGCCCTCGGTGCCGAGGTACGCTGGGCTTCGTGCAACATCTTCTCCACCCAGGACCACGCGGCCGCAGCCATCGCCGCCGCCGGTATCCCCGTTTTTGCCTACAAGGGCGAATCGCTTGAGGAGTACTGGGAGTTCACCCACCGGATATTCGAGTGGCACGACGGCGGCACTCCCAACATGATCCTCGACGACGGAGGCGACGCTACACTGCTCCTGCACTTGGGGAGCGACGCCGAAAAAGATCCCTCGGTTATCGCCAATCCCACCTGCGAGGAGGAGCAGTACCTCTTCGCCTCCATCAAAAAACGTCTCGCCGAGAAGCCGGGGTGGTACTCGAAAACCGCCGCCGCAATCAAGGGGGTAACTGAAGAAACCACCACCGGCGTGCACCGCCTCTACCAGATGCATGAGAAGGGAAAGCTCAAGTTCCCGGCCATCAACGTCAACGATTCGGTTACCAAGTCCAAATTCGACAATATCTACGGGTGCCGCGAGTCGCTCGTGGACGGCATCAAGCGGGCCACCGACGTGATGATAGCCGGCAAGGTCGCCGTGATCTGCGGCTACGGCGAGGTGGGCAAAGGGTGCGCCCAGGCCATGCGCGGGCTTCAGGCCCAGGTATGGGTAACTGAAATCGACCCCATCTGCGCGCTTCAGGCTGCCATGGAAGGATACAGGGTAGTCACCATGGAATACGCCGCAGATAAGGCCGACATCTTCGTTACAACCACCGGCAACATCAACGTCATAACCCACGACCACATGAAGGCCATGCGGCACAACGCCATTGTCTGCAACATCGGCCATTTCGACAACGAGATCGAAGTGGCGGCGCTGAAGCAGTACCAGTGGGAAAACATCAAGCCCCAAGTGGATCACATCATCTTTCCCGACAGTAAGCGGATCATTCTGCTAGCCGAGGGTCGCCTTGTGAACCTCGGCTGCGCCACGGGACATCCGTCCTATGTCATGTCTTCTTCCTTTGCCAACCAGACCCTTGCCCAGATAGAACTCTTCTGTAACCCCGGCAAGTATCCGGTCGGCGTCTACATGCTTCCCAAGGAGCTGGACGAGAAGGTCGCACGGCTTCAGCTGAAGACGCTGGGAGCCATGCTGACCGAGCTCACCGACGAGCAGGCCGCCTACATCGGGGTGCCCAAAAACGGCCCCTACAAATCGGCTCACTACCGCTACTAA